From Toxotes jaculatrix isolate fToxJac2 chromosome 1, fToxJac2.pri, whole genome shotgun sequence, a single genomic window includes:
- the LOC121183514 gene encoding immunoglobulin superfamily containing leucine-rich repeat protein 2-like, with amino-acid sequence MAAADFLYLTLWVATVFASGLGCPELCTCSDKYSRPFADCTYKDMTEVPHGLPSNVKTVSLSANNIRSIPLGSFDNNTQVTSLWLANNKIVSIEQGTLAPLIHLRNFDISYNKIVDFPWEDLQNLTALLLLKMNHNEMVHLPRDAFSTLKDLRSLRLNNNKFITIAEGTFDGLVSLSHLQIFNNSFACTCSLDWLRAFISTTTITVAEQNWIICASPEKLKGEVIVKLPESKCTSPNVTIQTEPNIQNFTVYEDSTLVLTCEFTGNPKPLVMWNIHSRSQKQELALPFTEDDSAESNEDTSMSPHPVKVFHNGTLIISHLRKEDGGNYSCSATNEFGRSEDSVSVEVVASPKPTPITQMPTTTIPYTETHTSTHQQTTEKISVYDSVRLTDVKRKDFTSTVPTVPPTAETNSKSYEEERRHPSHASECGVTANTRYISNHVFNGSLDDIKQYTFDFGVIALGVSETEATVRLNPLLIPREKSANRAAAAAAASEGFHADSEERHGPSDVSEKGLSSGLYLCVTADRKHSAVQWSRIKEGVNTYLFSGLRPGTNYSLCLTYRGDDCEVQVLFTTRRRVPNLLIIISVSICLLTVSTVPLLGATCFHLVYKYRSKTYKLILKAKDQYHMERNLTANFNIHGTHTDSQRKINGSQLDEEEGETESGDGEKEADTEESVVTESFTLSQCRGNLDDCEVGSEYSDRLPLGAEAVNITSNYKYPNQ; translated from the coding sequence ATGGCAGCTGCAGACTTCCTCTACTTGACTTTGTGGGTCGCCACAGTCTTCGCCAGCGGACTCGGCTGCCCTGAGCTCTGTACCTGCTCAGATAAATACAGCCGCCCTTTCGCTGATTGCACCTACAAAGACATGACTGAAGTCCCACATGGTTTGCCTTCCAATGTCAAAACTGTGAGTCTCTCCGCTAACAACATCCGTTCGATACCACTGGGGAGTTTCGACAATAACACCCAGGTGACTTCGCTGTGGCTGGCCAACAATAAAATCGTCTCCATTGAACAAGGGACGCTCGCACCTTTGATCCATCTGCGTAACTTTGACATCAGCTACAATAAAATCGTGGACTTTCCGTGGGAGGATCTGCAGAATCTCACAGCCCTGCTTCTGTTGAAGATGAACCACAACGAGATGGTCCACCTGCCGAGGGACGCCTTCTCCACCCTCAAGGACCTGAGGTCCCTCCggctcaacaacaacaaatttataACCATAGCTGAAGGGACGTTTGACGGTTTGGTGTCTTTGTCCCATCTGCAGATTTTTAACAATTCTTTTGCGTGCACCTGTTCCCTTGATTGGCTCAGAGCCTTTATTTCTACAACCACCATCACAGTCGCGGAGCAGAATTGGATTATTTGTGCAAGTCCAGAGAAACTTAAGGGGGAAGTGATCGTGAAATTGCCGGAGTCAAAGTGCACGAGCCCAAACGTCACAATACAAACTGAACCAAATATTCAAAACTTCACCGTCTACGAGGACAGCACATTGGTCCTGACGTGTGAATTCACAGGAAACCCAAAGCCTCTGGTCATGTGGAATATTCACAGCAGAAGCCAGAAGCAAGAGCTGGCTTTGCCGTTCACCGAGGACGACTCGGCAGAATCAAATGAGGACACCTCGATGTCCCCTCACCCTGTCAAAGTCTTTCATAATGGGACTCTTATAATTTCACACCTTAGGAAAGAAGATGGTGGCAACTACAGCTGCTCAGCCACTAATGAGTTTGGTAGATCCGAAGATTCAGTGTCAGTGGAGGTGGTGGCTTCGCCGAAACCAACACCCATAACACAGATGCCCACAACAACCATACcttacactgaaacacacacatccacacaccaacaaacaacCGAGAAGATATCTGTTTATGATTCTGTGCGTCTGACTGATGTAAAGAGAAAAGACTTCACGAGCACTGTACCGACTGTCCCGCCCACTGCAGAGACTAATTCAAAGTCTtatgaagaggaaagaagacaTCCATCACACGCCAGTGAATGTGGCGTGACGGCGAATACGAGATACATCTCTAACCATGTCTTTAACGGGAGCCTGGATGATATCAAGCAGTACACATTTGACTTTGGTGTCATTGCATTAGGGGTGTCAGAAACAGAGGCAACGGTGCGACTCAACCCTCTTCTAATACCCAGAGAGAAGAGCGCCAACCgggctgctgccgccgccgctgcatCTGAGGGCTTCCACGCTGACAGCGAAGAGCGCCACGGCCCCTCAGACGTCTCTGAAAAAGGCCTTTCCAGTGGCTTGTATCTGTGTGTCACTGCCGACCGCAAGCACTCGGCCGTGCAGTGGTCAAGAATCAAGGAAGGCGTGAACACGTATCTGTTCAGCGGTTTACGCCCTGGCACCAACTACTCCCTGTGTCTGACCTACAGGGGGGACGACTGTGAGGTCCAGGTGCTGTTCACCACCAGGAGGAGGGTCCCGAACCTGCTGATCATCATCTCGGTCAGCATCTGCCTCCTGACCGTGTCTACCGTGCCTCTGCTGGGCGCGACGTGCTTCCACCTGGTGTACAAGTATCGCAGCAAGACGTACAAGCTGATCCTGAAGGCCAAAGACCAGTACCACATGGAGAGGAACCTCACGGCCAACTTCAACATCCACGGCACTCACACCGACTCCCAGAGGAAGATCAACGGCAGCCAGCTGGACGAAGAGGAGGGCGAGACGGAGAGCGGGgacggagagaaagaggcagacacGGAGGAAAGTGTGGTGACCGAGTCATTCACTTTGTCTCAGTGCAGGGGGAACTTAGACGACTGCGAGGTAGGATCTGAGTACAGCGATAGGCTGCCTCTGGGAGCTGAAGCAGTGAACATCACTAGCAACTACAAATATCCAAATCAGTAA